The genomic stretch TCGAGACGGCGAGGGCGCTGCGGCTCGAACTCGCAGCCGACTATCTGGTCATGGCGGCGTGGCTCGCCTTCCTCAAATCGAAGCTCCTGATCCCCAAGCAGCCGGGGGAAGAGGGCGAAAGCGGCGAGGAACTGGCGGCGGTGCTGCAATTCCGGCTGAAGCGGCTGGAGGCCATGCGCGACGCGGCGGCGCGTCTGGTCAACCGCAACCGGCTCGGCCGCGACGTGTTCGCGCGCGGCATGCCGGAAATGGTCATCATCGAGAAGCGCAATGCCTATTCGGCGTCGCTCTACGATCTCTTGACCGCCTATGCCCAGCAGCGGCAGAAGCATGCGATCAACAATGTGACCATCGCCAGGCGTGGTGTCTGGTCGCTCAAGGACGCGCGCGACATCCTGACCCGCCTGGTCGGGGCTGTCAGCGACTGGACGACGCTGGAAAGTTTCCTGATCGTGTATATGACCAGTCCCGAGGAACGGCGCACGGCGATCGCCAGTTCGTTTGCGGCAACATTGGAACTGGTGCGCGACGGCACGATGGACTTGCGGCAGGATCAGACGTTCGCGCCGATCTATCTGCGCGGCCGCGTGCAGGCAACCAAGGCAGTCGAGGTGGCATCATGAGCGAACGCGCCAACGCTTCGGTTATCCCCTTCAAGGTGGATAATGGGCCGGAAGCGGGGGATCTCGACGAGGCTTCCGTCCAGAATCCGGTACAGAACCCGGCCGAGCGCCTGCATATGGCCGAGGCCGTGCGCATGGCCGAGGCGATTGTTTTCGCCAGCGCCGAGCCGGTCAGCGAAAAGCAGCTTGCCGCGCGCCTTCCAGACGGCATCAACATCGCCCTAGCGATGGCCGAGTTGCAGCAGGTTTATGCGCGGCGCGGCGTCAATCTGGTGCGCGTCGGTGACGCCTGGGCTTTCCGCACCGCAGGCGACCTGGCCTTCCTGATGAGCCGCGACACGGTGCAGCAGCGCAAGCTGTCGCGAGCCGCCCTCGAAGTGCTGGCGATCATCGCCTATCACCAGCCGGTGACGCGCGCCGAGATCGAGGATATCCGCGGTGTCGAGACGTCGAAGGGCACGCTCGACACGTTGCTCGAGACGGAATGGGTGCGCATGCGCGGCCGTCGCAAAACACCCGGCCGTCCCGTTACCTACGGCACCACCGAAACCTTCCTCGACCATTTTGCGCTCGAGGAAATCCGCGATCTTCCGGGCATGGAGGAACTGAAGGGGGCGGGCTTGCTTTCGGGCCGCATGCCGTCGAACTTCTCCATTCCGCAGCCGCCGGCCGACCCGGACGCGCCGACCGAGGACGAGGATCCGCTGACCGACATCGACCTCGAGGAGCTTGGCCTTTTGACGCCACGCGTCACGGAAGATTGACCGCAAGCGTCTATCAAAAGCGGCTTTACGTCTTTACATGCGCCTTTTGGTAGCGGGCCGCGTTGCCGAAAATGCGTGACATCCGCCAGCCTTTCATAAACTCTGTCGCGGTTGTGTTTGAATCCCAACGCGAAAACGCATAGATCATCGCCAGGGAAAACATTCGAGAGAGATTTGCTATGGGTTCATTTTCAATTTGGCACTGGATGATCGTGCTGGTCATCGTGCTTCTGGTGTTCGGTCGCGGCAAGATCCCCGAACTGATGGGCGACATGGCCAAGGGCATCAAGAGCTTCAAGAAGGGCATGGCCGACGACGACGTCGCCGAGGACAAGCGCACCGTCGAACACCGTGCCGATGAGACCGTTTCGGCCGTGAAGGAAAAGGCCAGCAAGAGCTGAGCCAAGAGTTCTAGTCGGAACAGATTGCCATGTTTGAAGTCGGCTGGACCGAAATGCTGGTGATCGCGATCGTCATGATCGTGGTCGTCGGGCCGAAGGATTTGCCCAACATGCTGCGCACCTTTGGGCGCACGACGGCGAAGCTGCGTGCCATGGCCGCCGACTTCCAGAAACAGTTCAACGAGGCGCTGAAGGAGGCCGAGCTCGACGATGTCAAGAAGTCGGTCGACGAGCTCAGGGGCCTCAGCCCGGTTGCCGAAATCAAGAAGCAGCTTGATCCGTTCCAGCAGGCGGCGGCCGATGTCCGCGCCGGTGTCGATGCGGCGATGAAGCCGAAGCCGGCCGCCGATCCGGCAGCGCCCGCCGCTTCCACGCCACAGGCGGCCGAGCCGTTGAAGAATGGCGCAACGGAAATGCCCGGCGTCAGCGGGCCGGAGGCAGCGCCGCCAGCCCCGATCTTCCCGGCAATGACCGATGAATCGGTGGTGGCGATATCGACAGTGCCTGCCGTGGCGCCGAAGGCAGCTTCGGCCAAGAAAGCCGCCAAGGTGGCACCCGCATCAAAGGCGCCGTCCAAGGCCGCGACTTCCGTGAGGCCCGCTACGGCGAAAGCCGCGCCCGCGCCCAAGACGTCGACAAAGGTCGCGACAGCCGCAAAGCCTGCCGCCACCGCTTCGACGAAGCCTGCCGCCGCCAACGCGACTGCTGCCAAAACCGTGGCGAAAGCCGAACCGAAGCCTGCTGCGGCGAAGAAGCCGGTGGCCAAAAAGACGGCTGGAGCCGCCAAGTGAGCGTTTCGGACAAGGAAAAGGACGAGATCGAAAAGTCGTCCGCTCCGCTGATGGAGCATCTGATCGAGCTGCGTCGGCGACTGATCTGGTCGCTGGGTGGCTTCTTCGTCGCCTTCCTGGTTTGCTTCTTCTTCGCCAAGCGGCTGTTCAACCTTCTGGTCGTCCCCTTCAAATGGGCGACGAAATGGGCGGGTCTCGATCCGCACAAGGTCGAGCTGATCTACACCGCGCCGCAGGAATTCTTCTTCACGCAGGTCAAGCTCGCCATGTTCGGCGGCATGGTCATCGCCTTTCCGCTGATCGCCACGCAGATCTACAAATTCATCGCGCCCGGCCTCTACAAGAACGAGCGCAACGCGTTCCTGCCGTTCCTGATCGCGTCGCCCATTCTGTTCCTGATGGGCGCCTCACTGGTCTATTTCTTCTTCACCCCGATGGTGATGTGGTTCTTCCTCGCCATGCAGCAGGTCGGCACGGACGACCAGGTGCAGATTTCGCTGCTGCCGAAAGTGTCGGAATATCTCAGCCTCATCATGACGCTGATCTTCTCCTTCGGCCTGGTGTTCCAGCTGCCGGTGGTGACCAGCCTGATGACGCGTGTCGGCATGCTGTCGTCCAAGGCGCTGGCGGAAAAGCGCAAATGGGCGATCGTCATTGCGTTCATCGTTGCCGCCGTGCTGACGCCGCCCGATCCGATGAGCCAGATCGGTCTCGCCATTCCGACCATCCTTCTCTACGAGGTCTCGATCTGGGCCGCGCGGTGGATCGAGCGCGACCAGGAAAAGCAGCGGCTGGCACGTGAGAAGCAGGACGCCGGTGAGACCGTGGCGGACAAAACGCCGGACGAGCCTCCAGCGCCGGCTGCTTCGTAAACAACAGGCAGCGCCGGAAAGAGCCCGTCGCTGCCCGGTCTATCTTGCATCAATCGAGGATGCGGTTTACGCCCTCTCGCATAGCTGAGGACGGATAAACCATGCTTGACATCAAATGGATTCGCGACAACCCGAAGGCCCTTGTCGAGGCGCTAGTGAAGCGCTCGTGGTCGGCGGCTGAGGCGCAGTCCACGGTCGACGGGCTGATCGCCAGTGACGAGGCGCGGCGCGAACACGTCACCGAACTGCAGACCAAGCAGGAGCGCCGCAACGCCGCCTCGAAGGAGATCGGCAACGCCATGCGTTCGGGCGATGCCGCACTGGCCGAAAAACTCAAGGCCGAAGTCGGCGAGATAAAAACCTTCATCCAGAATGGCGAGGCGCGCGAGCGTGAGCTCGACAAGGCGCTGAACGACGCGCTGGCGGTGCTGCCCAATGTGCCGCTCGACGATGTGCCTGTCGGCAAGGACGAGCAGGACAATGTCGTCAAACACATCGTCGGCAAGGTGCCGACGCGGCCGAACTGGGTGAAGGAGCATTTCGAGATCGGCGAAGCGCTCGGCATGATGGATTTCGAACGCGCGGCAAGGCTGTCGGGCTCGCGCTTCACCGTGCTGAAAAGCGGCCTGGCGAGGATGGAACGCGCCATCGGCCAGTTCATGCTCGACCTGCACACGACCGAGCATGGCTATGAGGAAGTGATCCCGCCGCTGATGGTGCGCGACGAGGTGCTTTTCGGCACCAACCAGTTGCCGAAGTTCGAGGAAGACCTGTTCTTTGTGAAGCACGGGGAGGGCAGGCTTGGCCTGATCCCGACCGCCGAAGTGCCGCTGACCAACCTGGTGCGCGAGGAAATCACGGCGCACGAAAAGTTGCCGCTGCGCTATACCGCACTGACGCCGTGTTTCCGCTCGGAGGCAGGCTCGGCAGGCCGCGACACGCGCGGCATGTTGCGCCAGCACCAGTTCTACAAGGTCGAACTGGTGTCGATCACCGATCAGGAATCCTCGCTCGCCGAGCATGAGCGGATGACTGAGTGTGCCGAGGAAGTGCTGAAGCGGCTGGAATTGCCGTTCCGCACCATGGTGCTATGCACGGGCGACATGGGCTTTGGCGCGCGCAAGACCTATGACATCGAGGTCTGGCTGCCCGGCCAGAACGCCTATCGCGAAATTTCGTCCTGTTCGGTCTGCGGCGATTTCCAGGCGCGGCGCATGGACGCCCGCTACAAGGACAAGGACGGCAAGGGCAACCGCTTCGTCCACACGCTCAACGGTTCGGGCACCGCTGTCGGCCGCGCGCTCATAGCTGTCATCGAAAACTACCAGAATGAGGATGGCAGCGTAACCATTCCTGAAGTGCTGCGGCCTTACATGGGCGGTCTGGCAAAGATCGAAGCGAAATAATGCGCATTCTTCTGACCAATGATGACGGCATTCATGCCGAGGGCCTGGCGTCGCTCGAGCGCGTCGCCCGCACGCTGTCCGATGATGTCTGGGTGGTGGCGCCGGAGCAGGATCAGTCCGGCTATGCGCATTCGCTGTCGATCTCGGAGCCACTGCGGCTGCGCAAGATCGGCGAGAAGCATTTCGCCGTGCGCGGCACGCCGACCGATTGCGTCATCATGGGGGTGAAGAAGATCCTGCCCGGTGCGCCGGACCTGATCCTGTCCGGCATCAATTCCGGCGCCAACATCGCTGACGACGTGACGTATTCGGGAACCGTCGCTGGCGCCATGGAAGGCGCGCTGCTCGGCATCCGCTCGATTGCACTCAGCCAGGGATACTCCTATGTCGGCGAGGATCGCGTCGTTCCCTACGAGACTACCGAGGCGTTGGCGCCGGCACTGCTGAAGAAGCTCGTCGCGACGCCATTGCCGGACGGCGTGCTGCTCAACGTCAATTTTCCCAACTGCCTTCCTGAAGAGGTCGCCGGCACGGTGGTCACCACGCAGGGCAAGCTCGTGCACAGCCTGTGGGTCGATGAGCGCCGTGACGGGCGCGGCCTGCCTTACTACTGGCTGCGCTTCGGCCGCGAGCCGGTCGAGGGCAAGCAAGGCACCGACCTCTACGCGCTGCGCAACCGCCTGGTGTCGGTGACGCCATTGCAGCTCGACCTCACCGCGCATGAGATCCGTGACCAGCTGAGCAAGGCGCTTGCATGAACCTGCCAATCGATGACCGCGAAGGATTTGCCGCTTTCCTGTTGCGCCTGCGCGGCAGGGGAACGGTGCCGAAGGCGCTCATCGCGGCATTCGAGGCGACACCACGGCGCGGTTTCCTGGCGCCCCATTTCCACCAGATCGCCTGGTCGGACCGCATGCTGCCGATCGAATGCGGCGAGGCGATCGAAGGCGCCGACATGCAGGCGGCGGTGATCGCGGCCCTTGCCATCGAAGCGGGAAACCGCGTGCTCGAGATCGGCGCCGGTTCCGGCTATACTTCGGCGGTGATGTCGCGGCTGGCGGCGCGCATCGTGACCGTCGATCGCTACAAGACGCTGGTCGAACAGGCCAGGCAGCGTTTCGAGGCGCTCGGCATCGGCAATGTCATCGTCCGCCAGGCGGATGGCTCCGGCGGCTTGCCGGCCGAAGGACCGTTTGACCGCATCGTTGCCTGGGCGGCCTTCGACAGCTTGCCGCGCTTCCTGCTTGACCAATTGTCGAGCGGCGGCATCGTCATTGCGCCGATCGGGCCGGAGGAGGGCGAGCAGGTGCTGGGCAAGCTGACCAAGGTCGGCAGCCGTTTCGAGCGCGAGGACATCGGTATGGTGCGGCTGCAGCCGATCCTGCGCAGCGTCGCGGCCGTTCTCTAGTTTTCCAGCACAGCGCTGGCTCACGGTCGAACATCTAATTCGACCTTGTGATCCACACCGCCAACCGTCCTCAAATGTTTTAAGAAAATTTTCGTCGGATTCTAATGGGTTAACCGCCCAGTAACATTAACGCGCTTTAATCCTGTCTCAGTTGGTGAGAGTTTTGTGCGGGTTAGTGCGATGCAACTCAGTGTTTTGAAGGCAAACAGTCGCAATCTGGCGCGGGGCTGCGCTGTTCTCATGATTGCGGGCGCGGCCGCCGGGTGCAGTTCCCAGGCTTCGCGGTTCAACAGCGTCGACGATGTCTTCACTTCCTCGACCAACAATCAGCGCGCCATCATCAACAAGCAGGATGCGGCGCAGCCCTTTCCGGGCGATGTCTCCGCCGCTCCGCTTGACGGCAGCCACACCCAGTCGGTCAGCCGCTCCAGCCTCGAACCGGTTTCGAGCCGGCCGTTGCCGCCGCCCGTTTCAGCCCAGGCCGCGCCGGCACTCGCGCCTGCCGCCAATCCGGTGCGTGTCGCATCGGCGCCAGCGATGGTTCGTCCGGCTCCGCATGTCGACAGGACCACAACCGGCACTATCGATCCGGCTGCGAAACCGTTCAAGAATGCCCAGCCCGACGCGCCGAAGATGGCAGAAGCGGGCAGGCCGCACGCGACTGAGATCGTCGTTCGCGACGGCGAAACGATCAATGGCATCGCGCAGCACTACAAGGTGCCGGCCGACGTCATCATGAAGGTGAACGGTTTAAGCGCAACCAAAGGGCTGAAGACCGGCCAGAAGTTGGTCATCCCTGCCTATGCGTATTCGAGCAAGGCCGAACCGAAGGTCGCCGACGCAAAGCCGGCGAAGGATGGCAAGCATGATTTGCCGGCCACCGCGCCGGACAAGGTCGCCGTCCTGCCGCAGCAGCCGAAACTCAAGGAGGGCAAGTCCGCCGCGCAAGTCGATGCGTCGGCCGCCGCGAGCCAGCCCAAGGAGCCCAAGCCCGCGCAGGTGGCCAAGGCGACCGGTGCCGCCGGAACCTATACCGTCCAGTCGGGTGACACGATGTCCTCGATCGCCAGGAAGACCGGCGTCGGCGTCGTTGCGCTGAAGCAGGCCAACGGCATGAAGGACGGCTTGCTCAAGATCGGCCAGGCCCTGAAGGTGCCTGCCGGCGGAACCGCGACGGTCGCCAGCGCCAAGCCGGCGAAGGTCGATCCGGTTACCACGGCAACCACGCAGCCGCCCGCAAAAGCCACGCCGTCGGAAACGCTGGCATCCTACACGCCGCCGAAGAAGGACGCGAAGGTCATTCAGCAGGCCGAGGACGACGACGCGGTGGCGCCGGATGCCACGGGTATCGGCAAGATGCGCTGGCCGGTGCGCGGCCGGGTGATCTCCGGTTTCGGATCCGGCAAGGACGGCGTCGACATCGCCGTGCCCACGGGCACGCCGATCAAGGCAGCCGAGAACGGCGTCGTCATCTATGCCGGCGACGGGCTCAAGGAATTCGGCAACACGGTGCTGGTGCGCCACGAGAACGGCCTGGTCACCGTCTACGGCCATGCCAGTTCGATCGAGGTTCAGCGCGGCCAGAAGGTCAAGCGCGGCCAGGAAATCGCGCTCTCGGGCATGAGCGGCACGACGGACTCGCCGAAGCTGCACTTCGAAGTGCGCAAGAACTCGGCCCCGGTCGATCCGTCGGGTTATCTCGAATAGAATAAAAAAGGCGATTTGCGGGCCGTCTGACCTCCAGTCCGGCCCGCCGGCTCAGCCCGTTCCGCAAGGAGCGGGCTTTTTCAGTGACTTTTCCTGACCATGGTCTTGCCCCAAAACCGGCCTCCACTTTTCGGGATCATGGTCTAATCCTTGAGCGGTTTGCCAAGCCGGCCGGCCAGATCCTGCGTGAACTGCCAGGCGACGCGGCCCGAGCGGCTGCCGCGCGTCGTCGCCCATTCCAGCGCCTCTGCACGCAGCTGCTCGGGGTCGATGTCGAGGCCGTGATGGCTGGCATAGCCGTTGATCATCTCGAGATATTCGTCCTGCGAACATTTGTGGAAGCCGAGCCAAAGTCCGAAACGATCGGATAGCGAGACCTTTTCCTCGACCGCTTCGGAGGGGTTGATAGCGGTCGAGCGCTCATTGTCGATCATGTCGCGCGGCAACAGATGGCGGCGGTTCGAGGTGGCGTAGAAGATGACGTTGGCCGGGCGGCCTTCGACGCCGCCTTCCAGTGCCGCCTTCAGCGACTTGTAGGAGGTGTCGTCATGATCGAACGACAGATCGTCGCAAAACAGGATGACGCGGAAGGGGGCCGCCTTCAGCAAACCCATCAGCTTCGGCAGCGTGTCGATGTCCTCGCGGTGGATCTCGATCAGCTTGAGCGGCAGGTCGGATTTGGCCCTGACATTGATCTCGGCATGCACGGCCTTGACCAGCGACGATTTGCCCATTCCGCGCGCGCCCCACAACAGCACGTTGTTGGCTGCAAAGCCGGCGGCGAAGCGCTCGGTGTTGTCGACGAGGATGTCGCGGACACGGTCGACTCCGCGGATCAGGCCGATGTCGACACGGTTGACCTTGCGCACCGGCTCCAGATAGCCGGGATCGGCCTGCCAGACGAAGCAGTCGGCCTCGCCGAGGTCGGTTTCAGGCACCGGCGGCGGGGCGAGGCGGCCGACGGCCTCGATCAGGCGGTCGAGTTTCTTGTTGAGGGTGTCGATGCTGCTGTCGGTCATTTCAGGTCTTTTTTGGTTCGTTTCCTGGGGCGGGGAGGTGGGGGCGTTCGATTCCGTCGGGTTCGAAACCGGTTCCAACCGTTTGTTCGAACGTGATCTTTTCGGAAAACCGGCTCGCGCTTTTCGCGGTCATGCTCTAACACGGCCCGACAAGCCCGAAAAGCAGCCGATTTGGCTCGCCGCGCAGTTGCATTGACAACTTTACCGACTATATTCCGGCCAAATTTCAAGGGGCCGCCAAACTCCGCAGGACGGTTGGCTGCTGTTTTCAAAATTCAGGAGTACTTTCGATGTTCGTGACACCGGCATACGCCCAAGGCATCGGCGGCGCCTCTCCCGATATGCTCATCAGCATTTTGCCGTTTGTCCTGATTTTCGTGATCATGTATTTTCTGATCATCCGCCCGCAGCGCACGCAGCTGAAGAAGCGCGGCGAGATGCTGGCGGCGGTCCGTCGCGGCGACACGGTCGTCACCGGCGGCGGTTTCGTCGGCAAGGTGACGAAGGTGATCGACGACAACGAGCTCGAGATCGACCTTGGCGGTGGCACCAAGGTCACGGCGCTGCGCTCGACGATCGCCGATGTGCGCGTCAAGGGCGAACCGGTGGCCAACCAGAACGCCAAGAAGTAATCCAATTCCAGGCGGAGCGATCCGCGGACACGCTCTGACGGACGACGCCATATGCTGTATTTTTCGCGCTTCAAGATGATCCTGATCTGGGTGGCAGTCGCCATCACAGTGATCCTCGCCGCGCCCAATCTGTTCCCCGCCAGCACGCTGGCCCAGCTGCCGAGCTGGGTGCCGAAGCGGCAGATGACGCTCGGCCTCGATTTGCAGGGCGGTTCGCACATCCTGCTGGAGATGAACCAGAACGATCTTATCAAGGATCGGCTGGAGACGACGCGTGACGAAATCCGCACGCTGCTGCGCGACGCCAAGATCGGCTATACCGGCCTTGCCGGCACCGGGCGGACCTTGCAGGTCCGCATCACGGATCCAGCCCAACTCGACGCCGCAAAGATGGCCTTGAAGACCTTGACCGACCCTGTCGCCGCCGGCCTGTTCACTGGCGGCTCCATCCAGGAAATGTCGCTGGACGAGTCCGAGCCGGGCCTGCTCAAGTTCACCGTCACCGACGCCGGCATCAAATACCGTACGTCCACCGCATTGGCGCAGTCAATCGAGGTGGTCGAGCGCCGCGTCAACGAACTTGGCACCACCGAGCCCATCGTGCAGCGGCAAGGCGACGACCGCATCCTTGTCCAGGTGCCCGGCCTGCAGGATCCGCAGCGGCTGAAGGAAATCCTTGGCCAGACCGCGAAGCTGACCTTCCAGATGGTCGACCAGTCGATGCCGGTGCAGGACGCGATGAAGGGGCGCCCGCCCGCCGGCTCGTCGGTGCTCTACTCCCAGGACGATCCGCCGGTTCCATATCTGATTGAAAACCGCGTCATCGTTTCGGGCGAGAACCTCGTCGACGCGCAAGCGACGTTCAATTCGCAGAACAACGAGCCGGTGGTTTCATTCCGCTTCGATTCGAAGGGCGCCGCGCGCTTTGGCCAGGCGACCTCGCAGAATGTCGGCAAGCTGTTCGCCATCATCCTCGACAACCAAGTGATTTCGGCGCCGCAGATACGGGAACCAATCCTCGGCGGCACCGGGCAGATATCAGGCAATTTCACTGCCCAGAGCGCCAACGATCTCGCCGTGCTCCTGCGCGCCGGCGCGCTGCCGGCAACATTGACGGTGATCGAGGAACGCACTGTCGGTCCGGGCCTCGGCCAGGATTCGATCCATGCCGGCAAGGTCGCCGGCATCATCGGCTCGATCCTCGTCGTCGCCTTCATGTTCGTCGCCTACGGCTTCCTCGGTTTCCTCGCCAACATCGCGCTGGCGGTGCACGTGGCGATGATCGTCGGTGTGCTGTCGCTGCTCGGCGCGACGCTGACCTTGCCCGGCATCGCCGGTATCGTGCTGACCATCGGCATGGCGGTCGATTCCAACGTGCTGATCTACGAACGCATCCGCGAGGAACGACGTGCCGGCCGCTCCGTGATCCAGGCGATCGACACCGGTTTCACCAAGGCGCTGGCGACCATCGTCGATTCCAACGTCACATCGCTGATCGCCACCGTGGTGCTGTTCTATCTCGGCACCGGACCGGTGAAGGGCTTCGCCATCACCTACGCCATCGGCATCTTGACCACGGTCTTCACCGCTTTCACCTTCACCCGCCTGCTGGTCTCGATCTGGCTGCGTCGGGCTCGCCCGAAGGAGTTGCCGAAGGCGCCGGTGACTTTCATTCCGCCAGGCACCAAAATTCCCTTCATGGGTATCCGCCGGTGGACGTTCGCGCTGTCGAGCACATTATCGATTCTGTCGGTCGTGCTGTTCATGACCGTCGGCATCAATTACGGCATCGATTTCAAGGGTGGTTCGCTGATCGAGGTGCAGTCCAAGAGCGGTGATGCCAATCTTGGTGACATCCGCAACCGATTGACGGAACTCAACATCGGCGAAGTGCAGGTGCAGCAGTTCGGCGCGCCGAATGACGTGTTGATCCGCGTCGGTACGCAAGATGCCGGTGAAAATGCCGAGCAGACCGTGATCGACAAGGTGCGCGGTGAGTTGCAGGACCAGTATGATTTCCGCCGCGTCGAAGTGGTGGGTCCGACCGTTTCGGGCGAACTGGCCAAGCAAGGCACCATCGCGATGATCGTCGCGCTGGTCGGCATCCTGGTCTATGTCTGGTTCCGTTTCGAATGGCAGTTCGCTGTCGGTGCTATCATCGCGACGGTGCACGATGTGGTCATGACGCTCGGCTTCTTCGTCATCAGCGGGCTTGAATTCAATCAGTCATCGCTGGCGGCAATCCTGACCATCATCGGCTATTCGCTGAACGACACGATCGTCGTCTATGACCGTGTTCGAGAGGATCTGCGAAAATACAAGCGAATGCCGCTGCCGCAGCTTCTTAACAACGCCATTAACGAGACGCTGTCGAGAACGACGCTGACGTCCGTGACGACCAGCTTGGCGCTGTTGGCGCTGGTGCTGTTCGGCGGTGAGGTGATCCGCTCGTTCACGCTGG from Mesorhizobium sp. NZP2077 encodes the following:
- a CDS encoding ScpA family protein is translated as MDRLWAENDDSRVTGDPSLVVDVAGFEGPLDLLLHLARTQKVDLARISILALVEQYLTFVETARALRLELAADYLVMAAWLAFLKSKLLIPKQPGEEGESGEELAAVLQFRLKRLEAMRDAAARLVNRNRLGRDVFARGMPEMVIIEKRNAYSASLYDLLTAYAQQRQKHAINNVTIARRGVWSLKDARDILTRLVGAVSDWTTLESFLIVYMTSPEERRTAIASSFAATLELVRDGTMDLRQDQTFAPIYLRGRVQATKAVEVAS
- the scpB gene encoding SMC-Scp complex subunit ScpB, which codes for MSERANASVIPFKVDNGPEAGDLDEASVQNPVQNPAERLHMAEAVRMAEAIVFASAEPVSEKQLAARLPDGINIALAMAELQQVYARRGVNLVRVGDAWAFRTAGDLAFLMSRDTVQQRKLSRAALEVLAIIAYHQPVTRAEIEDIRGVETSKGTLDTLLETEWVRMRGRRKTPGRPVTYGTTETFLDHFALEEIRDLPGMEELKGAGLLSGRMPSNFSIPQPPADPDAPTEDEDPLTDIDLEELGLLTPRVTED
- a CDS encoding twin-arginine translocase TatA/TatE family subunit is translated as MGSFSIWHWMIVLVIVLLVFGRGKIPELMGDMAKGIKSFKKGMADDDVAEDKRTVEHRADETVSAVKEKASKS
- the tatB gene encoding Sec-independent protein translocase protein TatB, coding for MFEVGWTEMLVIAIVMIVVVGPKDLPNMLRTFGRTTAKLRAMAADFQKQFNEALKEAELDDVKKSVDELRGLSPVAEIKKQLDPFQQAAADVRAGVDAAMKPKPAADPAAPAASTPQAAEPLKNGATEMPGVSGPEAAPPAPIFPAMTDESVVAISTVPAVAPKAASAKKAAKVAPASKAPSKAATSVRPATAKAAPAPKTSTKVATAAKPAATASTKPAAANATAAKTVAKAEPKPAAAKKPVAKKTAGAAK
- the tatC gene encoding twin-arginine translocase subunit TatC → MSVSDKEKDEIEKSSAPLMEHLIELRRRLIWSLGGFFVAFLVCFFFAKRLFNLLVVPFKWATKWAGLDPHKVELIYTAPQEFFFTQVKLAMFGGMVIAFPLIATQIYKFIAPGLYKNERNAFLPFLIASPILFLMGASLVYFFFTPMVMWFFLAMQQVGTDDQVQISLLPKVSEYLSLIMTLIFSFGLVFQLPVVTSLMTRVGMLSSKALAEKRKWAIVIAFIVAAVLTPPDPMSQIGLAIPTILLYEVSIWAARWIERDQEKQRLAREKQDAGETVADKTPDEPPAPAAS
- the serS gene encoding serine--tRNA ligase, with amino-acid sequence MLDIKWIRDNPKALVEALVKRSWSAAEAQSTVDGLIASDEARREHVTELQTKQERRNAASKEIGNAMRSGDAALAEKLKAEVGEIKTFIQNGEARERELDKALNDALAVLPNVPLDDVPVGKDEQDNVVKHIVGKVPTRPNWVKEHFEIGEALGMMDFERAARLSGSRFTVLKSGLARMERAIGQFMLDLHTTEHGYEEVIPPLMVRDEVLFGTNQLPKFEEDLFFVKHGEGRLGLIPTAEVPLTNLVREEITAHEKLPLRYTALTPCFRSEAGSAGRDTRGMLRQHQFYKVELVSITDQESSLAEHERMTECAEEVLKRLELPFRTMVLCTGDMGFGARKTYDIEVWLPGQNAYREISSCSVCGDFQARRMDARYKDKDGKGNRFVHTLNGSGTAVGRALIAVIENYQNEDGSVTIPEVLRPYMGGLAKIEAK
- the surE gene encoding 5'/3'-nucleotidase SurE, which encodes MRILLTNDDGIHAEGLASLERVARTLSDDVWVVAPEQDQSGYAHSLSISEPLRLRKIGEKHFAVRGTPTDCVIMGVKKILPGAPDLILSGINSGANIADDVTYSGTVAGAMEGALLGIRSIALSQGYSYVGEDRVVPYETTEALAPALLKKLVATPLPDGVLLNVNFPNCLPEEVAGTVVTTQGKLVHSLWVDERRDGRGLPYYWLRFGREPVEGKQGTDLYALRNRLVSVTPLQLDLTAHEIRDQLSKALA
- a CDS encoding protein-L-isoaspartate(D-aspartate) O-methyltransferase, producing MNLPIDDREGFAAFLLRLRGRGTVPKALIAAFEATPRRGFLAPHFHQIAWSDRMLPIECGEAIEGADMQAAVIAALAIEAGNRVLEIGAGSGYTSAVMSRLAARIVTVDRYKTLVEQARQRFEALGIGNVIVRQADGSGGLPAEGPFDRIVAWAAFDSLPRFLLDQLSSGGIVIAPIGPEEGEQVLGKLTKVGSRFEREDIGMVRLQPILRSVAAVL
- a CDS encoding peptidoglycan DD-metalloendopeptidase family protein; translation: MQLSVLKANSRNLARGCAVLMIAGAAAGCSSQASRFNSVDDVFTSSTNNQRAIINKQDAAQPFPGDVSAAPLDGSHTQSVSRSSLEPVSSRPLPPPVSAQAAPALAPAANPVRVASAPAMVRPAPHVDRTTTGTIDPAAKPFKNAQPDAPKMAEAGRPHATEIVVRDGETINGIAQHYKVPADVIMKVNGLSATKGLKTGQKLVIPAYAYSSKAEPKVADAKPAKDGKHDLPATAPDKVAVLPQQPKLKEGKSAAQVDASAAASQPKEPKPAQVAKATGAAGTYTVQSGDTMSSIARKTGVGVVALKQANGMKDGLLKIGQALKVPAGGTATVASAKPAKVDPVTTATTQPPAKATPSETLASYTPPKKDAKVIQQAEDDDAVAPDATGIGKMRWPVRGRVISGFGSGKDGVDIAVPTGTPIKAAENGVVIYAGDGLKEFGNTVLVRHENGLVTVYGHASSIEVQRGQKVKRGQEIALSGMSGTTDSPKLHFEVRKNSAPVDPSGYLE
- a CDS encoding ATP-binding protein, whose translation is MTDSSIDTLNKKLDRLIEAVGRLAPPPVPETDLGEADCFVWQADPGYLEPVRKVNRVDIGLIRGVDRVRDILVDNTERFAAGFAANNVLLWGARGMGKSSLVKAVHAEINVRAKSDLPLKLIEIHREDIDTLPKLMGLLKAAPFRVILFCDDLSFDHDDTSYKSLKAALEGGVEGRPANVIFYATSNRRHLLPRDMIDNERSTAINPSEAVEEKVSLSDRFGLWLGFHKCSQDEYLEMINGYASHHGLDIDPEQLRAEALEWATTRGSRSGRVAWQFTQDLAGRLGKPLKD
- the yajC gene encoding preprotein translocase subunit YajC, coding for MFVTPAYAQGIGGASPDMLISILPFVLIFVIMYFLIIRPQRTQLKKRGEMLAAVRRGDTVVTGGGFVGKVTKVIDDNELEIDLGGGTKVTALRSTIADVRVKGEPVANQNAKK